In Gossypium arboreum isolate Shixiya-1 chromosome 5, ASM2569848v2, whole genome shotgun sequence, a single genomic region encodes these proteins:
- the LOC108451681 gene encoding ankyrin repeat-containing protein BDA1-like produces the protein MLIDFLSVDKDLIRVEGKGGFSVLHHVALDENYIHLLSRVLNTCPDCIFDLTVRRQTALHIAAESNNFEAFKAMLEWIQSAFEDNKSMRSKILNFQDKDSNTVLHLAASINHPQMIKLLIECGEVDKNKINDRGFTAMDVLQRQTVADNTESVNILSSNPLTFQKLSKFKLLRDEIKEMRDKTMGVLLFVFSLVLTMTYQGVLRPPGSISQGDATESASSNHREGKSVMKVSSFLLFYIPNGAAFIISWVMTQLRLESVAKSIMSFLSPIYLMVCFCSGVALSTIAPSTTLEKGLYWWVGNGRSITIWNNDWLPGIVPSCIVHSSVTTTITWVSDLMLQGLAQWNHTLVRELFSTVEADRILSILLSRQLVMI, from the exons ATGCTGATTGATTTTTTATCTGTTGATAAAGATCTTATTCGTGTTGAAGGAAAAGGAGGTTTCAGTGTTCTTCATCATGTTGCTTTGGATGAAAATTACATTCATCTTTTGTCTCGGGTTTTGAATACTTGTCCCGATTGTATCTTTGATTTGACTGTTAGGAGGCAAACTGCTTTGCATATTGCTGCAGAAAGCAATAACTTTGAAGCATTTAAAGCGATGTTGGAATGGATTCAAAGTGCTTTTGAAGACAATAAGTCTATGAGAAGTAAAATACTGAACTTTCAGGATAAGGATAGCAACACTGTACTGCACTTAGCTGCATCAATTAACCACCCCCAG ATGATTAAACTGTTGATAGAATGTGGCGAAGTAGACAAGAACAAGATCAATGACCGTGGTTTTACAGCAATGGATGTGTTACAAAGACAAACTGTAGCAGACAACACGGAGAGTGTGAACATCCTAAGCAGTAATCCCCTTACGTTTCAAAAGTTGTCAAAGTTCAAATTACTGAGAGATGAGATAAAAGAGATGAGAGACAAAACAATGGGTGTATTACTCTTCGTATTCTCACTGGTTCTAACAATGACATACCAAGGAGTTCTCAGGCCTCCGGGCAGCATTTCCCAGGGCGATGCAACTGAATCAGCTAGTTCAAATCATCGTGAAGGGAAATCAGTGATGAAGGTGTCTAGTTTTCTTCTTTTCTACATTCCAAATGGGGCGGCTTTTATTATATCTTGGGTCATGACACAATTACGGTTGGAATCCGTAGCTAAAAGTATTATGTCTTTTTTGTCACCAATTTACCTTATGGTGTGTTTCTGCTCCGGGGTTGCTTTGTCAACTATAGCACCTTCAACTACTCTCG AAAAGGGTCTCTATTGGTGGGTGGGTAATGGTCGCTCTATCACTATCTGGAACAATGATTGGCTTCCAGGCATTGTCCCCAGTTGTATTGTACACTCATCTGTTACTACTACTATTACTTGGGTGAGTGATTTGATGTTACAGGGTTTGGCTCAGTGGAATCATACCTTGGTCCGTGAGTTGTTTTCGACTGTTGAGGCAGATCGCATTCTAAGCATTCTTCTCTCTCGTCAGCTGGTGATGATTTGA
- the LOC108451682 gene encoding uncharacterized protein LOC108451682: MRQHAEESTKKYKALACLQSGVSDVIFTRIMACSTPKEAWERLREEFMGSDKTRQQQVINLKRDFENLKIKESKTIKQYSDRIMATVNSIRLLGEDFNESTVVEKVITTLLERFESKISSLEDSRDLTTISLSELTKHSVYSCKKFGHIKKVCKKKGKAPAQQQIQAQAADDLQAQEEHAFTASCSATLNKARCNWLVESGCTHHMAADKKLFKDLDRTFVSKIRIGNGNMIEAKGRGNVVINIGSVEDMSKLEAKDTICEVCQLGKQARLPFPANMKSEVFNAFSKFKALVENQSGCKIKALRTDNGTEYLSERFQRFCKQAGIHHQLTTVYTP; encoded by the exons ATGAGGCAGCATGCTGAGGAGAGTACAAAGAAGTACAAAGCCTTGGCTTGTTTACAGAGTGGAGTGTCTGATGTAATCTTCACTAGAATTATGGCCTGCAGCACACCTAAGGAAGCATGGGAAAGGCTGAGGGAGGAGTTCATGGGGTCAGATAAGACAAGGCAGCAACAAGTGATTAACTTGAAGAGAGATTTTGAGaacctaaaaataaaagaatctaaAACTATCAAGCAATACTCAGACAGGATTATGGCCACTGTCAATAGTATAAGGCTACTTGGTGAAGATTTCAATGAGAGTACGGTTGTTGAAAAGGTTATCACCACTCTCCTTGAGAGATTTGAGTCCAAAATCTCATCACTTGAGGACTCAAGGGATTTAACAACCATTTCTTTGTCTGAATTG ACCAAACATTCAGTGTATAGCTGTAAGAAATTTGGCCATATAaagaaagtgtgcaagaaaaaAGGGAAGGCACCAGCTCAGCAGCAAATTCAAGCTCAGGCTGCTGATGACCTTCAAGCTCAAGAGGAGCATGCCTTTACTGCTTCCTGTTCTGCAACTTTAAACAAGGCCAGATGCAATTGGCTTGTGGAAAGTGGCTGCACGCACCATATGGCAGCTGATAAGAAGCTATTTAAGGACCTCGATAGGACCTTTGTTTCTAAGATTAGAATTGGCAATGGAAATATGATTGAAGCCAAAGGTAGAGGCAATGTGGTGATCAACATTGGCTCAG TGGAAGACATGTCTAAACTTGAAGCTAAAGATACTATTTGTGAAGTTTGCCAGCTTGGTAAGCAGGCTAGATTGCCTTTTCCAGCTAACATG AAGTCTGAAGTGTTTAATGCCTTTAGCAAATTCAAGGCACTAGTAGAAAATCAGTCAGGTTGCAAGATCAAGGCCCTGAGAACTGACAATGGGACTGAATACTTGTCTGAGAGGTTTCAAAGATTTTGTAAGCAGGCAGGGATCCACCATCAGTTAACCACTGTTTATACTCCATAA